In Streptomyces sp. NBC_00878, a single window of DNA contains:
- the ruvA gene encoding Holliday junction branch migration protein RuvA: MIAFVSGPVAALAPDSAVVEVGGIGIAVQCTPNTLSGLRMGKQTKLATSLVVREDSLTLYGFVDDDERQTFELLQTASGVGPRLAQAMLAVHSPDALRRAVSTGDEKALVAVPGIGKKGAQKLLLEYKDRLGEPLGTGGPAIGTPVTAGWREQLHAALIGLGYATREAEEAVSAVAPQAEAAGTPQVGQLLRAALQTLNKAR; this comes from the coding sequence ATGATCGCCTTCGTCAGCGGCCCCGTCGCCGCCCTCGCCCCCGACTCCGCGGTGGTCGAGGTGGGCGGCATCGGCATCGCGGTCCAGTGCACGCCGAACACGCTCTCCGGACTCCGCATGGGCAAGCAGACCAAGCTCGCCACCTCCCTCGTCGTACGGGAGGACTCGCTGACCCTGTACGGCTTCGTGGACGACGACGAGCGGCAGACCTTCGAGCTGTTGCAGACCGCGAGCGGCGTCGGACCGCGCCTGGCCCAGGCCATGCTCGCGGTGCACAGCCCCGACGCCCTGCGCCGCGCGGTGTCCACCGGAGACGAGAAGGCCCTCGTCGCGGTGCCCGGCATCGGCAAGAAGGGTGCCCAGAAGCTCCTCCTCGAGTACAAGGATCGCCTCGGTGAACCCCTCGGCACCGGCGGCCCGGCCATCGGCACACCCGTCACGGCAGGCTGGCGCGAGCAGTTGCACGCCGCGCTGATCGGCCTCGGGTACGCGACCCGCGAGGCCGAGGAGGCCGTCTCCGCCGTGGCCCCGCAGGCCGAGGCGGCCGGGACGCCCCAGGTGGGCCAGTTGCTGAGGGCGGCCCTCCAAACCCTCAACAAAGCGCGCTGA
- the ruvB gene encoding Holliday junction branch migration DNA helicase RuvB, with protein MNWDDTTDDATAERLVGASADHEDQAVEAALRPKDLGEFIGQEKVREQLDLVLRAARARGATADHVLLSGAPGLGKTTLSMIIAAEMEAPIRITSGPAIQHAGDLAAILSSLQEGEVLFLDEIHRMSRPAEEMLYMAMEDFRVDVIVGKGPGATAIPLELPPFTLVGATTRAGLLPPPLRDRFGFTAHMEFYEPAELERVIHRSANLLDVEIDPAGAAEIAGRSRGTPRIANRLLRRVRDYAQVKADGFVTREIAGAALAVYEVDSRGLDRLDRGVLEALLKLFGGGPVGLSTLAVAVGEERETVEEVAEPFLVREGLLARTPRGRVATPAAWTHLGLTPPRPSTGGNGQGDLFGA; from the coding sequence ATGAACTGGGACGACACGACCGACGACGCCACCGCCGAGCGGCTCGTCGGCGCGTCCGCCGACCACGAGGACCAGGCCGTCGAGGCCGCGCTGCGTCCCAAGGACCTCGGCGAGTTCATCGGCCAGGAGAAGGTCCGCGAGCAGCTCGACCTCGTCCTGCGGGCCGCACGCGCGCGTGGTGCGACGGCCGACCACGTCCTGCTCTCCGGCGCCCCCGGTCTCGGCAAGACCACCCTCTCGATGATCATCGCCGCCGAGATGGAGGCCCCCATCCGCATCACCAGCGGGCCCGCCATCCAGCACGCCGGCGACCTCGCCGCGATCCTCTCCTCCCTCCAGGAGGGCGAGGTCCTCTTCCTCGACGAGATCCACCGCATGTCGCGGCCCGCCGAGGAGATGCTCTACATGGCGATGGAGGACTTCCGCGTCGACGTCATCGTCGGCAAGGGCCCGGGTGCCACCGCCATCCCGCTCGAACTGCCGCCCTTCACACTCGTCGGCGCCACCACGCGCGCGGGCCTGCTGCCGCCCCCGCTGCGGGACCGCTTCGGCTTCACGGCCCACATGGAGTTCTACGAGCCCGCCGAGCTGGAGCGGGTCATCCACCGCTCGGCGAACCTGCTGGACGTCGAGATCGACCCCGCGGGTGCCGCCGAGATCGCGGGCCGCTCACGCGGCACACCCCGTATCGCCAACCGCCTCCTGCGCCGCGTCCGCGACTACGCCCAGGTCAAGGCCGACGGCTTCGTCACCCGCGAGATCGCCGGCGCCGCCCTCGCCGTGTACGAAGTGGACAGCCGGGGCCTCGACCGCCTGGACCGCGGCGTCCTCGAAGCCCTGCTCAAGCTCTTCGGCGGCGGCCCGGTCGGTCTGTCCACGCTCGCCGTCGCCGTGGGGGAGGAGCGCGAGACCGTGGAGGAGGTCGCCGAGCCCTTCCTCGTCCGCGAGGGGCTACTGGCGCGTACGCCCCGCGGCCGGGTGGCGACACCGGCGGCATGGACCCATCTCGGCCTCACCCCGCCCCGGCCGTCAACCGGTGGAAACGGACAAGGGGACCTGTTCGGGGCGTGA